CTAAGAAAGATGAATGATGATGACAGAGAAGAACAAGAAATTTTGCTTGATACTTATAAACGCGCATTGGGAATAAGTTGCGAAGAAGAGTCAAGTGAATAGCAGAATTGTAATTGGGATAAGTGGAGCATCTGGTTCTATTTATGGTGTGCGTATTTTGGAAGTGTTAAAAGATGCTGACTACGAAACTCATTTAGTAATAAGTCGCGCTGGAAAAACCACCCTGGCCCATGAAGTTGCAGAAAGACTTGAAGACATCACATCACTTGCAGATTTTTACTATTCTGAAGAAAAAATAGGAGAAAAAATAGCGAGCGGTTCGTTTGAAACTTTAGGGATGATTATCGCTCCATGCTCTATGAAAACAATGTCTGAAATTGCGTCAGGTGTCACTTCCAACCTGTTAACGAGAGCTGCAGATGTAACGCTAAAAGAAAGAAGGAAATTAGTTCTTATGGTGCGAGAGTCGCCACTGCATCTTGGTCATTTACGAAATATGTTAAAATTAACGGAGATGGGGGCAATTATTGCTCCGCCAATGCCAGCTTTTTATATTAAACCGAAATCTTTGGAGGACATTATAAATCATTCTATTGGCAAAGTATTAAGTTTATTTGGTATCAAATTACCTGGCTTCAAAGAATGGCAAGGAGTATAGCAAGTGGCAATTATCATTGATGGCAAGAAAATAGCAAGTGACCTGTGCAAGAAGTTATCACAAAAAATCGATGCTTTAAAGAAGAAGCACAACATTTTTCCTTGTCTTAAAGTAATTCTTGTGGGTAGCAATCCAGCAAGTCAAGTCTATGTCCGTAATAAACAAAAAAAAGCAGAATCAATAGGCATAAGTTCTGAGACTATTGTTTTGCCTGATAATATTTCAGAAGGTGAATTAATTGCAAAAATTAATGGGTTAAATGCAGATCCGTCTGTGCATGGCATTTTAGTACAATTGCCTTTACCAAGCCATATTAAAGCGAGCAGAGTAATTAACACAGTAAGCGTTGAAAAAGATGTAGATGGCTTCCATGATGAAAACGTTGGCCGATTAGTTAAAGGTGAAAAAAATTGTCTTATACCTTGCACTCCTAAAGGTTCTTTGCATTTAATTAAATCGGTTGAAAGTAATCTTTCAGGTAAAAACGCAGTTGTGATCGGCAGATCAAACATCGTGGGTAAACCGATGTTTCACCTGTTGTTGCAAGAAAACTGCACTGTTACCATTTTGCATTCACAAAGTAGGGATTTAGCTGAATATTGCTCCAAAGCGGATATAGTAGTTGCAGCGGTTGGAAAGCCAAATTTTGTCCAAAAAGACTGGATAAAGAAAGGGGCAATAGTGATTGACGTTGGCATAAATAGTATGAATGTAGGAGGGCAAACAAAGCTTGTAGGTGATGTTGACTTCGATGGAGTAAAAGAAAAAGTCAAAGCTATTACGCCAGTGCCTGGGGGCGTTGGTCTAATGACCATTGCATTCTTGATGATAAATACTGTTATTGCTGCTTGCTTGCAGAAGAAAGTTGATGTTTCTGATTTCATGGACCAAGGTCTATAGTTGTAGTGAGGTAGGATGAAAGGTACGAAAATGGCAGGGCTGAAAGGATGGCTAACAACAATTTTTCTTTTGCTATGCTCAACCACAGTTTTCTGTAGTGGTTGTAATTTTAATTTACCATACCGCGGGCTTAGTTGTAATTTAGATCTATCGTACAGAAGTTTAAGTAACATAAAAAAGTTGTTAAATAACAGTGATAAATTTGTTGCGCTCACATTTGACGATGGACCATCTAACAATAGAGTAAACGATATTATTAATGTTTTAGAAAGCTATAAAGCAAAAGCGACATTTTTTCTTCTTGGTGAACGTATAAATAAAAAAACGTCCGAGATAGTAAAGAGAATCTATAATGCAGGTCATGAGCTGGGCAATCACTCTTGGTCGCATAGAAAGTTGACATCGCTTTCAAGTGAAGAACAATTGCAAGAGCTGGAGAGGACAAGTACGGCAATTAAAAATGCAACAGAGCAAGATATAAAATGGTTTCGCCCACCATATGGATGTCACGATGATAATTTGATTGAAAACACTAATCGATTGAATATGTATTCGATATTATGGACAGTTGACTCTCTAGATTGGCAAGGTGATAAACCAGAGATCTTAATTGAAAGAGTTATAAGCAACGTACACAATGGAGCAATCATACTGTTCCATGACCACGACAACAAATCAAATACAGTTGAAGCTTTACCTCAGATTATTGAGATACTAAAAAGATTGGGTTATGAGCCTGTTACCTTAAGTGAGTGGGAGGAAAGGGTTTGTAGTGTAGTTAAAACTGAAAGTATATCAAGAGGAGAAGAAATGCATAATTTAGATTTACCAAAATACATTTACAACTAGATCAGTATACGAATGTTGAAATATCTAACTCCAAACACAGTAGACTTCTTTTAAAATTGAGAGAAGGAGTATAAAATAATATATTGAAAATGTGAATAAACGCGAATTTGGTTGATTTAAGATTTAATTTGATGCTGCTATTCACAATTTTGAGCTTCCTATATGAATTTTGAAAGAAGTCTATTGAAGTGGTTATAACGCTAGTTCTGGATTAGTCTTTTGTAAGCTATTGAAAACTTGAATTTTAGAGCTATGCTTAATCAAACTTAAAAGTGACAGTTCATTGCATGTCTGTACAGCTAAGCTATTGAAATTCTTGAGTTTTGCTAAATCTATTGAGCATTTAAAATGTCTACTGCTTAAACTTAGGTAGCTCTTTTACCTTAGATATTTGAATTTATAAACTATGATATCTTGTACTTTTTAATTTCTAATTAATACTAAACATTTATAAAAGTATTGTTTCTCGTAACTAAAATACCTATACTCCCTAATTTTAGACAAGATTGATGCTACAGAGAAACTTTTTAATATGGTTATTGGCATCGCTGTTTTACGCATATCAGTATATATTACGTGTGATCCCAAATGTTATAGCTCCTGAATTAATAACAAGTTTCAGTATAGGAGCAGTAGAAATAGGGCAATTTGGAGGGTTGTATTATGTGGGCTATGTGTTAGCACACTTTCCTGTAGGTATTTTGCTAGATAGATTTGGTGCCAAATGCATCATGCCGCTTTGTATTATGTTGACCTCTTTAGGTGCTGTACCTTTAGTTAGTTCTAATAATTGGAATTATTCTATTGCTGGAAGAATAATTACTGGCATTGGATCCTCTGCCTCAGTGCTTGGACTCTTTAAAATAATAAGTATCTATTACCGTAGAGAAAAATTTGCTGTAATGTTTAGCATGTCAGCTGTTATTGGTATCTCAGGTGGTATATTTGCCACTAAACCGTTACATGTTTTATTTGATAAGTTTGGATGGAACCATGTACTTATTGCATTTGTGATTCTTGGGTTGTTGTTTGCTTTAGCTACATTTGTAGCTATACCTAAAGTTGATACCTCAGACAAAATAAATATCAAAAATTTAAGCAAGATTGTATTCAATAAGGATATTTTACTGGTGAGCTTATTTGGCGGTTTTATGATTGGTCCATTAGAAGGTTTTGCAGGTGCATGGTCTACAACATTCTTGCGTGAGATGTACGCTATGGATAGGCACATTACATATAGTGTTTCACAATGGATACTAGTAGGCTTTGGTCTTGGAGTTTTATTACTGCCTTATATGTTAGCAAAGTACCCAACTAGACACTATGAGATAATAATTTCTTGTGCTATGACTATGATAATTGTGTTCTTACTGCTTTTTACTCACAATGTTAGTACATTCTTAGCATGTATAGCACTATTCATTATTGGCTTTGCCTGTGCATATCAAATTCCTTTAACTGATAAAGTTGTAAGTTGTGTGAAAAATGATGTAGTCGCAAGCGCAGGGTCTGTAAGTAATTCTATAGTTATGAGTTTCGGTTATTTTTTTCATACTATTATTGCAGGCATAATAAATTTTTATTGGGATGGTAAAGTTATTGATGGGATCCCATCTTATGGAACTGAAATAATGATTAAATCTATGCTAATAGTACCTATAGGCTTATTAATAGGAATGATAGGTTTTTTGTTACTGAAAGTTATAGATTGTAAAAAGAATTTACCAGAAAATTGACATGCTGAATTTACTTTATAGACGACTTGTGAAGTTTTTTTGATTGTTTTGGTTGGTAGAAACTTATAACTTTGAAATTTGCAATTAGGTTGAATGAGAACAAAACTGAAAAAGCTTTAACCCATAAACTTGATATTTTATATTTTTAATAAGCTGGTTCTAATTTCATACAATCTTAAAAGATCCTTTTCAAGGTACTATTTTTAGCTAGAGAATGAACACTTTTAACTACAATAGAACTCTTTCTAGCCAAAAGGTGATAGTTGAAAACGTAATTGGCTTATTGAAAAGGTTTAAAATCATCTCTGACAGATATAGAAATAGACGAAAACGTTTTGGTTTAAGATTTAATTTGATTGCTGCTATTCACAATTTTGAGCTCCCTATATAAATTTTGAAAGAAGTCTAGTATCATTCCTCTGCTTATACCAATCTCTACTACACAGAAAGCGACAGGTACCGTTTTGCCAGTCAACAATGGTGTCATCCAAGTAGCCTTTTCTTGTTGTCCAAGTAGCCTTTTCTTGTCATCCCAGTACTTGATACTGGGATCCAGGATACTACTTTAGTAATAAATATTTAAGAAATTTACCAAGCGAAGAAAAAAGCAAAAGAAGCCCTGGTCGGTATTTATTTTTAGTATTGGCGTTTTTATGCCTTAAACGCTGCAATTTAGCTGCTTTTAAACGCAACTAGTCTAAGCTATAATATTTAAGAAATTTACCAGGCAGAAGAAAAGGACAATAAAACCCCGAGGTAGCTAGTTATTCCACTCTCTATTTTAAAATCCGGCGTTGGGTGATGTCTTAAACGACTTATAAGCGCGTTTCAGCTTGTATGGGTAAAAACCCAAAGTTTTAAAAAGACATGCAGTGCACATAGTACGCCAAATACAAGCTTTCTTGTCATTTTAACCTGCACAGATTGGGAAATTAAACAAATAGCTTCAACACTATGATAAGGGAACTGAAAGAGTTTGTCAAGTAGTTTTTTTGTTTCTATTGGGTAGCTTTTTTCCACTGTTGTCTGTCCGCTTTCTGTGTAGTGGAATTGGTATAAGGTCTTGGATATGCTAATTTTAATCTTTGTGTTATAAAATTGTTAATCATTTTATCCTATAATTAGGATGATAGTTATTTTTCAAAGGATTTTTAGAACCTGTTTAAAATCTTCGTAACAGGAGAGAAATGAAGGAGAGGACTATCATCTGTAAGCTAGTGTTGAGCTTCCGCTCGCAATTTTTCCACAATCGCCTGCACTTTTCTAACCAGGCAAAAGAGCGTTCAACAACCCATCTTTTTGGCAATACGACGAAAGTGTGTAACTCACTTCGCTTTATTACTTCAACAGTCGCACCAATGATAGCTTTTATTTGTGTTGCAAAATTTTCTCCTGTGTAGCCAGCATCAACCAGTATGTTTTTAACTTCAGAGAGGTTTGCTTTAGCATTTTCGACCATTTTCACAGCACTGCTACGGTCAGTTGCTTCTGCCGTTGTTACATAAATTGCATGTGGCAAACCTTGTGTATCAACTGCAATATGGCGCTTTATCCCTGAAATCTTTTTACCTGCATCATAGCCTTTTTTTTTCAGCAGTATCTGCGTTTTTAACGCTTTGAGAATCAATTATACAAAAGCTAGTTTTCTCTTTCCGACCATTGCTGATACGGACCTCTCCAACTAATTTTTTTTAAGACTAATTCCAACAAGCTTGGCTCTTCTCCATTCTTTTTACTCCACACTCGAAAATAGTAATATACGCTTTCCCATCTTGGAAAACCCTTTGGTAACATCCTCCACTGACAACCACTTTTTAAGACGTACAACACCCCACAAAATACGTCATACAAATCAAGTTTTCTTGGTTTTGTTTTCTGCTTGCTACTCTCCAAATTTGGCCTGATTTTTTCAAACTGCTCTTGACTTATATTACTTGGATAACTTTTCTGCATAGACACCTCATTATTAATCTATGCTTACTTTACCTCACATTTCCAAGATTTTAAACAGGTTCTAAATCATCACGATCAACATCTAAAGAATGTCCTCTAGCTATTGCCTAATCGATGATATCCTTAGTTTTTTCCAGACTTTCCTCATAGAGGATGTCAGTTTTAGTATCATTTTCTTGTTCAATTTGTTCAGTCATTTTTACCCTTTATTAATATCTAATGTAGTATTCTTTTTCAGAGTCAGTGATATTAGGAATGTTGAACATAGTTGTCCCCTTGGTGTTAATTATATTGACAATTGCGTCTGCGAGATCTTCGGTCTTCATTCCATCCGTATTGATTTTTACATATTCCTTGGCAGCAATATCTCTATATGGTGTGTCATCGTCACCTAATGTGTTCCACCATATTACTAGGTCGCAAACATAGCCGGGATCAGTGTTGTCGTACCTTTTAAAACCTATCCAATCGATAGGTTCCCAACTACCTTTTTTGTTAAGTTTAATTGCGTACAAACATCTTTGAGTAAACAGAGCCTTATGCTGCATAGCGTACGTTATCACTGAATTTTTATCGGTAAATAGTACGTTAGGTTTTCCTGGTATTCTCTTATCTGTTGGTGATTGTTTATAAATAACGTGATTGCCCCATGATTTTATTAATGGGTAACGTCTATCAATTTCCTTATCGTAACTCATAATTACAGTAGCGTAAGCTGTAGAAGCGGAAGCACTTTCAAGATCTGTACCATACACTGAGTACATCGAACACACAAACCACGGGGAAAATAAAAAGTAGTTTTGTGAGCAGTTACAATTAGTAGTAGTTGGCTGCAAAAAAGTAGCACTAGCCTTTGGTATAATTAAAGGAAAACCAATATCATAAACTCTACTAGTAAAATTAACTGGATTAAAAAACCCGCATAAACCAGAAGGATATGGAAATTGTTGATAATTAAGACTTACCGTTAAATAAAAAAATCCATCTTTAACAGAATAGCTTATTTCAGTTTTCTTAGTTACTTCATCAATACCTTTATTATTATGATTTAACTTAGTTGTAGTTCGAAAATAACCTGAAAAATCAGAGTCAGAATCCGCAAATTTCACCGAAAACAATCCATTACTAGTCATTCTAATTTTTTCACTTAAATAGTTAGTGGTAATATCAAACGAATGACAACAGGTGATGATTTCCATATTGTCACTGCTGTTTGATACAACGTATTGAAAATTGTAATCCACAGATGGATTAGCATGAAATGTAGTTTCTATCCACAGGTCAGCAATACCATCACCTTCAGGTTTTGAACTTACTACCCCCTTCCCATCAAAAGCAACTTTGACTTTATTATCTGCAACGAACTTTTTTATGTATTTACTTGATATTGCATTAAACCAATTTGGTGTATCTTTAGTTTTGAGCATATCAAACGTAACTGGTGTAAGACCTAGTTTTTCGTATAGCCTCCTGTATTCAATTCCTAGAGGACTCATTCCATTTGCATCAAGTGCACGACCATCGCACTTCATTAAATTTATCTCTTTCTCATTGACTTTTGCCCCCTTAGGATAAGTGACTATTTCACCAACATTGTCTGCGAATTTCAGACCTTCAATTGTAAAAATTAATTCTTTATAACCATCATCAATTCCATATTTAGTTGGCGAAAACGAAGAAAACAACAAATGAGATTTCGCTAAATCAGAGTTTTGTACTGGATATTTAAAATCAACAACCGATACAGGCGATGAAACCTCCGCACAATAGAAATTTGTTGCTCTTAAGTCAAATTTTTGATTTTTCGGCAGAGAAAACTGCAGCAATAAATATTGATCATCGCCAATATCTTTTGGTATTGTTACTTTAGGTAAAGCAAAACGACTAAAATAAACCTTTGGATCGTCAGAATCAATTGTGTATTCAGCAACCTGTATAACTTGCGGCGCTGCCAATGACTTTGAGCCAAAATTGCGAATAACTGACACAGCAAGTGGTATATTATCACCGCTTTTCCAAGCATAAAATTTTAGCTGAATGTTAGTATTCGCGCCCCACAGCACATTAGAACTCCTAAACGCTACAATTTTCTGCAACGGCGGCGCTTTCTCGCTGAACTTTTCGCAGATAACGTTCAAATAAAAACGAGGGTTGCCTTCACTGATTTTTTCAGCTTCGTTGATTTCTTTGATGAAAATTCTATCTACATCAACTCTGTTTTGTACCGGTACTGAGTCAGCATAAGGTCTTAGAACCTGTTTAAAATCTTGGAAATGTGAGGTAAAGTAAGCATAGATTAATAATGAGGTGTCTATGCAGAAAAGTTATCCAAGTAATATAAGTCAAGAGCAGTTTGAAAAAATCAGGCCAAATTTGGAGAGTAGCAAGCAGAAAACAAAACCAAGAAAACTTGATTTGTATGACGTATTTTGTGGGGTGTTGTACGTCTTAAAAAGTGGTTGTCAGTGGAGGATGTTACCAAAGGGTTTTCCAAGATGGGAAAGCGTATATTACTATTTTCGAGTGTGGAGTAAAAAGAATGGAGAAGAGCCAAGCTTGTTGGAATTAGTCTTAAAAAAAATTAGTTGGAGAGGTCCGTATCAGCAATGGTCGGAAAGAGAAAACTAGCTTTTGTATAATTGATTCTCAAAGCGTTAAAAACGCAGATACTGCTGAAAAAAAAAGGCTATGATGCAGGTAAAAAGATTTCAGGGATAAAGCGCCATATTGCAGTTGATACACAAGGTTTGCCACATGCAATTTATGTAACAACGGCAGAAGCAACTGACCGTAGCAGTGCTGTGAAAATGGTCGAAAATGCTAAAGCAAACCTCTCTGAAGTTAAAAACATACTGGTTGATGCTGGCTACACAGGAGAAAATTTTGCAACACAAATAAAAGCTATCATTGGTGCGACTGTTGAAGTAATAAAGCGAAGTGAGTTACACACTTTCGTCGTATTGCCAAAAAGATGGGTTGTTGAACGCTCTTTTGCCTGGTTAGAAAAGTGCAGGCGATTGTGGAAAAATTGCGAGCGGAAGCTCAACACTAGCTTACAGATGATAGTCCTCTCCTTCATTTCTCTCCTGTTACGAAGATTTTAAACAGGTTCTTAAAAACTGCCACGAAAGTCCTGCTATCGGTAGCTGCGGAAAAGTAGGCAAAACAAATCCTGCACCCTGCCCTCTATCATCAAATTGCAAACCAATATTAAACTGACCATCGATAAACAAATTATCAGACACGATGGCAGTAATCGGATCAGTTTTTGCCTGCTCCTGAAAATACGGAAGATCTTGAAAAATAAGTTCAGGAGCCACAGCATTACCGTACCGGCATTTCAACTGAGCGGTGTATCTATCCTCAGGATCATCTACGTCAACAAAATAGTATAATTTATGAGGCAATGTACCGTTTTCGTCGAGTTGCAGGGGATTTTGTGCCGGTACGACATTCCCCTCTTGGTTTTTATAGTAGGCATTGTGCAGAGTTGTTGGGCTTTTTTTTATCATAAAAATACATCCAGTATCCCGCTGCCGGCATACCATCCTTATTCTTGATGATATCTTGTAAGACTATACTTAGTACTAACCTCTGTGCCATTTTTCCTGAGCAAAAAGTCAGTTATAGTATATTTCAAAATTTTAATATTTTATTAACACAGGTGCACAAAATCATCTTTACACATCCGTAACTTTTATTATTGAAAAATTAAAAAAGATGCTGTATACTTGTTACAGTAGTAGATTTCGGTAAAATTTATGGCAGATCTAGAATTTAATATAACTTTCAACAATGAAATCTCAGAGTGTCTTGCTGGGCTAGCTAAAATAAGAAATAAATCCGTTAAAGAACTAGCAGAGAAGCTAATGCAAGAAGCAATTGAAAATGAGGAAGATAAAATACTAATTGAGCGTGCTGTTGAGCGTAGTACTCTAAATTCAAAGAAAATTAGAAGTGAGGATGTAGACTGGAATACGATATTATCTTCTTAAACAATGTTCTTGAGAAAGACCTTCCAAATCTTCCAAAAACAATAAGATTAAGGGTTATAAACGCAATAAACGAGCGGCTTACAGTTGATCCTATTAATCTTGGTGAGCCATTATATCACAGATTTAAAGGATGCAGAAGGCTAAGGGTAGGTGATTATCGCGTTGTCTATTCCGTAAATATCATAAAATATGAAGTAGTTATTACTTCAATAGAACATAGAAAAGACGTTTATAAATGAGTACATCATATAAACATTAAGTATATTCTATACAGCCCCTTTTCCTGA
This genomic stretch from Wolbachia endosymbiont of Cimex lectularius harbors:
- a CDS encoding UbiX family flavin prenyltransferase → MNSRIVIGISGASGSIYGVRILEVLKDADYETHLVISRAGKTTLAHEVAERLEDITSLADFYYSEEKIGEKIASGSFETLGMIIAPCSMKTMSEIASGVTSNLLTRAADVTLKERRKLVLMVRESPLHLGHLRNMLKLTEMGAIIAPPMPAFYIKPKSLEDIINHSIGKVLSLFGIKLPGFKEWQGV
- the folD gene encoding bifunctional methylenetetrahydrofolate dehydrogenase/methenyltetrahydrofolate cyclohydrolase FolD yields the protein MAIIIDGKKIASDLCKKLSQKIDALKKKHNIFPCLKVILVGSNPASQVYVRNKQKKAESIGISSETIVLPDNISEGELIAKINGLNADPSVHGILVQLPLPSHIKASRVINTVSVEKDVDGFHDENVGRLVKGEKNCLIPCTPKGSLHLIKSVESNLSGKNAVVIGRSNIVGKPMFHLLLQENCTVTILHSQSRDLAEYCSKADIVVAAVGKPNFVQKDWIKKGAIVIDVGINSMNVGGQTKLVGDVDFDGVKEKVKAITPVPGGVGLMTIAFLMINTVIAACLQKKVDVSDFMDQGL
- a CDS encoding polysaccharide deacetylase family protein; amino-acid sequence: MAGLKGWLTTIFLLLCSTTVFCSGCNFNLPYRGLSCNLDLSYRSLSNIKKLLNNSDKFVALTFDDGPSNNRVNDIINVLESYKAKATFFLLGERINKKTSEIVKRIYNAGHELGNHSWSHRKLTSLSSEEQLQELERTSTAIKNATEQDIKWFRPPYGCHDDNLIENTNRLNMYSILWTVDSLDWQGDKPEILIERVISNVHNGAIILFHDHDNKSNTVEALPQIIEILKRLGYEPVTLSEWEERVCSVVKTESISRGEEMHNLDLPKYIYN
- a CDS encoding MFS transporter, coding for MLQRNFLIWLLASLFYAYQYILRVIPNVIAPELITSFSIGAVEIGQFGGLYYVGYVLAHFPVGILLDRFGAKCIMPLCIMLTSLGAVPLVSSNNWNYSIAGRIITGIGSSASVLGLFKIISIYYRREKFAVMFSMSAVIGISGGIFATKPLHVLFDKFGWNHVLIAFVILGLLFALATFVAIPKVDTSDKINIKNLSKIVFNKDILLVSLFGGFMIGPLEGFAGAWSTTFLREMYAMDRHITYSVSQWILVGFGLGVLLLPYMLAKYPTRHYEIIISCAMTMIIVFLLLFTHNVSTFLACIALFIIGFACAYQIPLTDKVVSCVKNDVVASAGSVSNSIVMSFGYFFHTIIAGIINFYWDGKVIDGIPSYGTEIMIKSMLIVPIGLLIGMIGFLLLKVIDCKKNLPEN
- a CDS encoding type II toxin-antitoxin system RelE family toxin, with the translated sequence MFLNNVLEKDLPNLPKTIRLRVINAINERLTVDPINLGEPLYHRFKGCRRLRVGDYRVVYSVNIIKYEVVITSIEHRKDVYK